One Fontisphaera persica DNA window includes the following coding sequences:
- the csm6 gene encoding CRISPR-associated ring nuclease Csm6, with protein sequence MATPQSTSQRVALIAVTGMSPAIVTETVWALAHEKPAIIPDDVYVLTTSRGAADLRRELLTPRPDLQEQTIWQALRQAILGARATKDKRLTLHDPILLTTHDTTRGQPRPLEDIRTPEDNAAAAEVILDEIRRLTANDDLRLIASLAGGRKTMSALLACAISLLGRKEDRLTHVLVNEPFDHPALEPRFYFPTPQPTLHKLQTPQGTQTVTSDQAILQLADVPFVPLSYLFREQLGRSPGRFVDLVRSATQMVTETAQPITLSYDYKTYTAYFDGVAVELMNRDIPFFEFLYHRAKEGLLPYKYHEEAEKPFVEFLAQWIPKHPDVNLTHGGGLDWAKSPPGKDDFRKRLSSLRDRMHRAGIGYLVQRIFPPHGPLGIPLGQVTFEDSPTSQPKNPKKNFQVTSQKPPKRGGS encoded by the coding sequence ATGGCAACTCCCCAATCCACTTCCCAGCGTGTGGCACTGATAGCCGTCACCGGCATGTCGCCGGCCATTGTCACCGAAACAGTATGGGCGCTGGCTCACGAGAAGCCCGCCATCATCCCTGATGATGTGTATGTGCTCACCACCTCTCGCGGCGCAGCCGACCTCCGGCGCGAGCTGCTGACCCCGCGCCCGGACCTGCAAGAGCAAACCATCTGGCAGGCCCTCCGCCAGGCCATTCTTGGCGCTCGCGCCACCAAGGATAAACGCCTGACCCTGCATGACCCCATCTTGCTCACCACCCATGACACCACCCGCGGCCAGCCCCGCCCTCTCGAGGATATACGCACGCCGGAGGACAACGCCGCCGCGGCGGAAGTCATCCTTGATGAAATCCGCCGCCTCACCGCCAATGATGATTTGCGCCTCATCGCCTCCCTGGCAGGCGGGCGCAAAACCATGAGCGCGCTCCTGGCCTGCGCCATTTCCCTGCTGGGCCGGAAGGAAGACCGCCTCACCCACGTCCTCGTCAACGAGCCCTTTGACCATCCCGCTCTGGAGCCGCGTTTCTACTTTCCCACTCCCCAGCCCACCCTCCATAAACTCCAAACTCCGCAGGGCACGCAAACCGTTACCAGCGACCAGGCCATTTTGCAGCTTGCCGATGTGCCTTTCGTGCCCCTCAGCTACCTTTTCCGTGAGCAACTGGGGCGCTCCCCCGGCCGGTTTGTGGACCTGGTCCGCTCCGCCACCCAAATGGTCACCGAAACCGCCCAGCCCATCACCCTCAGCTATGATTATAAAACCTACACCGCTTATTTCGATGGCGTGGCAGTGGAACTCATGAACCGGGACATTCCCTTTTTTGAATTTCTCTACCACCGCGCCAAAGAAGGGCTGTTGCCTTATAAATACCATGAGGAAGCGGAAAAACCATTTGTGGAATTCCTTGCCCAATGGATTCCCAAACATCCCGATGTTAATCTGACCCATGGAGGCGGACTCGACTGGGCCAAGAGCCCTCCTGGGAAGGATGATTTTCGCAAACGCCTTAGCAGCCTCCGGGACCGCATGCACAGGGCGGGCATCGGCTACCTTGTGCAGCGCATTTTTCCGCCTCATGGCCCGCTGGGCATCCCCTTGGGACAGGTCACTTTTGAAGATTCACCCACCTCCCAACCCAAAAATCCAAAAAAAAATTTCCAGGTCACGAGCCAAAAACCCCCAAAAAGGGGGGGCTCGTGA
- a CDS encoding sensor histidine kinase — MLALPLFALHPAYKLTEYEHRHWGIAHGLPHATVRAVHQTPDGYLWAATEYGLARFNGERFFAFTPKNQDALNRPFLTVLSLGPSGALWAGSEGGGLITYHQGLFQRFGPDTGLMGNSVRAFAPRARGGLWVLSDRGLHLWSTGGLEAITIRGLATNTVFWSLREDKQGNLWVGTDRGLFGPMDASLPRAVPVPHLSSRQIFALAEAPEGHLWAGTDSGLFQVTSDRGRSAAQFIPALGEVRVRAILEDRHGTVWIGTTTGLRRLRQGKVIAEDEIPGLRNTSVFSFFEDREANFWIGAGNGLHCLQNRTFLTISSDHGLRDEEVITLAETATNLFLLGTFKGEVYAWDNGSIRPLPRYQRQAMISLLYPDRQGRLWVGTRRDGLICYQGEQSTTTYSKANGLSSLNIFAVTEDRQGVLWAGTEAGLCRLTNGQFVAVDLPVTTEQAQPVIRSLHAARDGSLWIGTQNGLYHLSAETTNYYGQAQGFPAALVYYIREDRAGRLWLGTAQGIVCRWDGVWRHYKPSQGFPTYHVYWLALDEQGFLWYTTPWTIFRVETALLLAHWRGERPLPTPLMFSQSDGLLSMECLGGRQSPGCQTSDGRLIFLTRRGLAVADPRNLSSTFTPPRVVIDRIRVNGRDYPVAPVVELPPGSRVLEIDFAGLSFRQPEKVRHRYLLSGVDAGWIEAYHRRTATYANLGPGRFEFRVTADDGHGQWSAAGAGVELIIQPYFYQTTWFYAALLGLATAGIYGGYRWRVRLLERRNALLSARLAERTRELEQVMAERLRLEQAASARKQQETIGQMAAGTAHHLNNQLQAIQSSAALLREEWNNPQEVRSHVAYIEEAISKSARIVAQLLAYGQRHWLRMGTLDLRQFIPSHLAHYPPGRVRVTWKGEVPLIKADAHMLEQALTTVLDNALQASPAAALVEMEIQPVLRSPPPPVSPAASQPSPPQPFVRIQIKDKGQGLSEKAQAHLFEPFFTTKDIGQGTGMGLAAAYGGMKQIGGWIEVFNSPEGGCTANLFLPVAD; from the coding sequence TTGTTGGCCCTGCCCCTCTTCGCCCTTCACCCCGCCTATAAATTGACAGAATACGAACACCGCCATTGGGGTATTGCCCACGGGCTGCCTCATGCCACCGTCCGCGCGGTGCACCAAACCCCGGATGGCTACCTATGGGCCGCCACGGAATACGGTCTGGCCCGCTTCAACGGCGAGCGTTTCTTCGCCTTCACCCCCAAAAACCAGGATGCTCTCAACCGTCCTTTCCTCACTGTCCTCAGCCTTGGCCCCTCCGGCGCTCTCTGGGCCGGCAGCGAAGGAGGCGGATTAATCACCTATCATCAAGGGCTCTTCCAACGTTTCGGACCCGACACCGGCCTGATGGGCAATTCCGTGCGTGCCTTTGCCCCACGTGCTCGGGGCGGCCTGTGGGTCTTAAGTGACCGGGGGCTGCACCTCTGGAGCACAGGAGGGCTCGAAGCCATCACCATTCGCGGCCTGGCCACCAACACCGTTTTCTGGAGCCTGCGGGAGGACAAGCAGGGGAATTTATGGGTGGGCACCGACCGTGGCCTTTTCGGCCCCATGGATGCCTCCCTTCCCCGCGCCGTGCCTGTGCCCCATCTCTCCAGCCGCCAAATCTTTGCGTTGGCGGAAGCTCCTGAAGGCCATCTATGGGCAGGCACCGACAGCGGGTTATTCCAGGTGACCAGCGACCGGGGACGCAGCGCTGCTCAATTCATCCCCGCGCTGGGTGAAGTGCGGGTACGCGCCATTCTTGAGGACCGCCACGGCACCGTCTGGATTGGCACCACCACGGGTTTGCGCCGCCTGCGTCAGGGAAAAGTCATCGCAGAAGATGAAATCCCCGGCCTGCGTAACACCAGCGTTTTTTCCTTCTTTGAAGACCGCGAGGCCAATTTCTGGATTGGCGCGGGCAACGGCCTGCATTGCCTGCAAAACCGCACTTTTCTAACGATTTCCTCAGATCATGGGCTGCGTGATGAAGAAGTCATCACCCTGGCCGAAACCGCCACCAACCTATTCCTTTTGGGCACCTTCAAGGGCGAGGTGTATGCCTGGGATAACGGCTCTATCCGCCCCCTGCCCCGTTACCAACGGCAGGCCATGATTAGCCTCCTTTACCCCGACCGCCAAGGCCGGTTGTGGGTGGGCACCCGCCGGGACGGCCTAATCTGTTACCAGGGAGAACAATCCACCACGACTTACAGCAAGGCCAATGGATTAAGCAGCCTTAATATCTTCGCAGTGACGGAAGACCGCCAAGGCGTGCTCTGGGCCGGTACCGAAGCCGGTTTGTGCCGCTTGACCAATGGACAGTTTGTTGCGGTGGATTTGCCGGTAACCACGGAGCAGGCGCAGCCGGTAATCCGCTCTCTTCACGCCGCCCGGGACGGCTCGCTGTGGATTGGCACTCAAAACGGCCTGTACCATCTTTCTGCCGAGACCACCAACTATTACGGCCAAGCCCAGGGTTTCCCGGCGGCCCTGGTTTATTACATCAGGGAAGACCGCGCAGGCAGACTTTGGCTGGGCACCGCCCAGGGCATCGTCTGCCGCTGGGATGGAGTTTGGCGGCATTATAAGCCTTCGCAAGGCTTCCCCACGTACCATGTTTATTGGCTGGCCTTGGATGAACAAGGCTTCCTGTGGTACACCACCCCCTGGACCATCTTTCGCGTGGAAACCGCCTTGCTGCTGGCGCATTGGCGGGGTGAACGGCCACTTCCCACCCCCCTGATGTTCAGCCAGAGCGACGGCCTTTTAAGCATGGAATGCTTGGGTGGCCGGCAATCCCCCGGCTGCCAGACTTCCGATGGCCGCCTTATCTTTCTCACCCGCCGCGGGCTGGCCGTTGCTGACCCCAGAAACCTGTCCTCCACCTTCACCCCACCACGCGTGGTCATCGATCGCATCCGTGTCAACGGTCGCGATTATCCCGTAGCCCCCGTGGTAGAGCTGCCCCCCGGCTCCCGCGTCCTGGAAATTGATTTTGCAGGCCTCAGTTTCCGGCAGCCGGAGAAAGTCAGGCATCGTTACCTGTTATCCGGCGTGGATGCCGGATGGATTGAGGCGTACCACCGCCGGACCGCCACCTACGCCAACCTGGGGCCAGGCCGGTTTGAATTCCGCGTCACCGCCGACGATGGGCACGGCCAATGGAGCGCCGCAGGGGCGGGAGTGGAATTGATCATCCAACCCTACTTTTACCAAACCACCTGGTTTTACGCTGCCCTGCTGGGCCTGGCCACTGCCGGCATTTATGGCGGTTACCGCTGGCGAGTCCGATTGCTGGAACGGCGCAATGCCCTGTTAAGCGCCCGCCTGGCCGAGCGCACCCGCGAGTTGGAGCAGGTCATGGCTGAACGCCTGCGGCTGGAGCAGGCCGCCTCGGCCCGTAAACAGCAGGAAACCATCGGCCAGATGGCCGCCGGCACCGCCCACCACCTGAACAATCAGCTTCAAGCCATCCAATCCAGCGCCGCCCTGCTGCGGGAAGAATGGAACAACCCGCAGGAAGTGCGCAGTCACGTGGCCTATATCGAGGAGGCCATCAGCAAATCGGCCCGCATCGTCGCGCAACTGCTCGCCTATGGCCAGCGCCACTGGCTGCGCATGGGAACCTTGGACCTGCGCCAATTCATTCCCAGCCATTTGGCCCACTATCCCCCCGGCCGCGTGCGCGTCACCTGGAAAGGCGAAGTGCCCCTCATCAAGGCCGATGCCCACATGTTGGAGCAAGCCCTCACCACCGTGCTGGATAACGCCCTGCAAGCCAGCCCGGCGGCTGCCTTGGTGGAAATGGAAATACAGCCAGTGCTGCGCTCCCCGCCTCCGCCGGTTTCCCCCGCTGCGTCCCAGCCCTCACCGCCCCAGCCTTTTGTCCGAATTCAAATCAAAGACAAAGGCCAGGGCCTTTCCGAAAAAGCTCAAGCCCATTTGTTTGAACCGTTCTTCACCACCAAAGACATTGGCCAGGGCACCGGCATGGGCCTCGCCGCCGCCTATGGCGGCATGAAACAAATTGGCGGTTGGATTGAAGTCTTCAATTCACCCGAGGGCGGTTGCACCGCCAATCTTTTCCTTCCCGTGGCCGATTGA
- a CDS encoding sugar phosphate nucleotidyltransferase: MEIKRAVITAAGRHQSTLPLQTLVDRHGQARTALAILLEEIAQAGISEVAVVVPPGAQSAFTAAAGSDGRRLTFVEQTEPLGYGHAVWCARSFTSNQPFLLLVGDHLYVSGQPQSCAQQLVEIAAAENCSVSAVQPTHESKLPYYGAVGGRRVAGRRELYEITDVLEKPTPTEAEQHLIVPGLRAGHYLCFFGMHVLAPAVMDLLDALVQKGQPPVQLSAALAQLPGRERYLAAELAGRRYDIGVKYGLLTAQLALAMEGQDREEVLALVVELLAQRNRRSGAT, encoded by the coding sequence ATGGAAATCAAACGTGCTGTCATCACCGCCGCCGGACGTCATCAAAGCACACTGCCTTTGCAAACCCTCGTGGACCGTCACGGCCAGGCTCGCACCGCCCTTGCCATTCTCTTGGAGGAAATCGCCCAGGCAGGCATCAGCGAAGTGGCGGTGGTGGTTCCCCCGGGAGCACAAAGCGCGTTCACCGCAGCCGCCGGTTCCGACGGCCGCCGACTGACGTTTGTGGAGCAAACCGAGCCACTGGGCTACGGTCACGCCGTTTGGTGCGCCCGCTCCTTCACCAGCAACCAGCCGTTTCTGCTTCTGGTGGGCGATCATTTGTATGTCAGTGGACAACCCCAATCCTGCGCCCAACAATTGGTGGAAATCGCGGCCGCAGAAAATTGCTCCGTTTCCGCCGTGCAACCCACCCACGAAAGCAAGCTGCCCTATTACGGCGCCGTGGGAGGCCGCCGCGTGGCTGGCCGACGGGAACTCTACGAAATCACCGACGTCCTCGAAAAACCCACACCCACTGAGGCGGAACAGCACCTGATTGTCCCCGGCCTCCGCGCCGGGCATTATCTCTGTTTCTTTGGCATGCACGTGCTGGCGCCCGCCGTCATGGACCTGTTGGATGCCTTGGTCCAAAAAGGCCAGCCGCCTGTCCAACTTTCGGCGGCACTGGCCCAGTTGCCCGGGCGCGAACGTTATCTGGCCGCCGAGCTGGCCGGCCGCCGCTACGATATCGGCGTCAAATATGGCCTCCTGACCGCCCAACTGGCGCTGGCGATGGAGGGACAAGACCGCGAAGAAGTGCTGGCCTTGGTGGTGGAATTATTGGCCCAGCGCAACCGGCGAAGTGGTGCTACTTGA